The Seriola aureovittata isolate HTS-2021-v1 ecotype China chromosome 12, ASM2101889v1, whole genome shotgun sequence genome window below encodes:
- the dspa gene encoding desmoplakin-A isoform X2, which produces MTRKWSERTCIPLLLILETKPGYRNDVFASGNDFQADFQQAPGGGYAYTSSVSKTWHSGGAGGQKGHISMGGSGGGGYSAQAIQERSLFLTGQCHDYLQRAKMILNGGGPAGEVEKLLMMAAEFIEQLKVCGRDLQHMRVSNDVYRSVEQFQSLHAAIHQQLMGGRRTKGSVGSADGGRAFNDAMGWITQQKRMIETAPWGDDSATIENQILSHNKTHSSIQRSQEVERARDELRGDKYNLSILEQEWDSLQKMSHNRIIQLRDLQNIIEEISRAIMWVNEREEEELVFDWGDKNIDQYIPRKQESYSRMMSDLELKEKELNKLKVKADGLVNNNHPAADKIEAYMDTLQTQWSWLLQITKCIHVHLKENAAYSQFFKEANETYLKLQKQDGAIRSRFACDKNTPLDNLSELLKNLEKERERIMENKRQVQSLVNKSKSIVRLKPRNPEEKSSSPVIVQALCDFKQDQKGILKGNEGILKDNSQRSKWLVTGPGGLDMLIPSVCLLIPPPNPLSIGLANKNEQYYEAIMAIWNQLFINIKSLISWQYCLKDISYINSLTVSMLANMRPEEYRSIIKRLETHYQEFMRTSQNSEMFGEEDKKTIQGHFDKAQDYYDTLIIQLPAYGEGGVHPGCIKPSPPTKTPEPKGNSQSTLSISLLSSLQELRRRLELAESGLTSHLHVSLGDNSAHECAVHIQKLETVHQDLDSIYDDYLRLREKIIKQLEGIPADSEQAKFLRSELEIINMKLGSLRGLNSAYLQRLSALKALLQSFLQVEDIIKVYEARLTERETSSLDLREVENYRSTLKQMKSDLDQKRDLLTAMASDLDKAKYWNDQISESVHKCDVDLSKYSDLVSQMSDRWRRIQSQIDNRVWDLEKHETQLKYYQQSSTSLEQWLDNARKRQDTLQMVKLNDIQTLIDHLNQQKALHTEIKGKKEKVEDVQKNADTCAASIKDYELQLASYSSGLETHTNIPIKRTMLQSPASVVRQEAADLQSRYIELLTRSTDYCKFLGELMKNLEELKMRNTKIEVLEEDLRRLREDIEDTNRKNKSLEDELNRCNGDLSQAKKHIISIEEIKATTAIKVDAAKDSLDSTRKQLQDLNDQLTTIKYQLDEEKRKRRLAEERYTSQQEEYEAAVRRRQKELEELNWTKIDLEKNVKDKERELERMKMLLEDEETRRRNAETDISKVRTQCTQEINQLKQKYETQIHVTKTTILKASQQKEEDAAELRLQVDRLAAEKRDLEEELRRLRQSIAHTDEQKSRAEQEASQQRASVAQETRMRSELEVQLRTLRQQRGEDDVKLKEATKNNQEKSRQISMLTFNLDEEGKKRRALELEINHLKKAEAELKAKNTSYLEAINKLKVSEQEIRITRVELEKQTSEKTKAEQSYARLQSRIRELQCSLDGMEADLEKQKKATQEEFTRRKRMEAELERVTITCREQTTTINTLKSVQLDASNTGRKYEQDLRALQEALDKSLREHKITKEELANVTAELKVLKQKVIQEQAQIHELNLRNENLYKTIEEKSRLLNEYTTEIEKLKTLTQNLTKERLRLEEELRAVRQERDELKLRKDTIDGESASQISALHVQLQSSTKKTAELQALINDLTREREKLKLEIDKFQKQSIETSIMVQSSQSQYSELLLEKDSLLSKLKLLEQDKNRHQRIEEELTRIKLTLETELRSKQRLQDEKNSILKDFNHMKSQYELRDSQIRQCESDRDKADRERLSLKNEIERLMRELKSVEERYKSRLLSSEKEVSDLAVKRDALEREIKRLQQGPCTLNKQTQTDERVPNVDPSKLIFDGVRCKVTAHQLCDCGIISKATLDQLLKGQKTVDEVAVDIQLSLKGTGVIAGMTTVSHGKMPFTKAKNKNFLSPESTLMLLEAQAATGYIVDPEFNEKMPVDTACSRGIVDTEDRDVLVTAEAASTGFKDPFTGKVLSVGQACKQGRIDKNTAIRLLQAQESVGGILDPVLSVFLPKDLALDRNLIDEELYRALNKKPTCYLDPATEEKISYNDLRKKCTVEPVSGLLLLRGPEKTLEIPCIRGTVPIKNLVDSGLLDETDLNKLNQGKLNLKDIEERLKSYLHGSTCIAGIYDEANDRILPLYQAMKEGLLMRGTTLELLEAQAASGFIVDPVNNVFLTVEEATKRCLIGKEFKNKLLSAEKAVTGYTDPATGKTISLFQAIEKDLIERGHGIRLLEAQIASGGIIDPKQGHRIDVDIAYKKGYFDEEMNEILTYEGDDTKGFFDPNTRENLTYLQLKDRCITDAKTGLILLPLKDKKKSQKTQESRTNVLRKRRVVIVDPDTGLEMSVREAYHRELIDYDTFLDLSEQECEWEEITIKGSDGSSRLVIVDRKTGTQYDIQDCLERGIIEKKSLDQYRAGTLTLTQFADQITSKAWSTDMTITASNVDDMVTCSSPTQASPSSPTVRKRFSSISITVSPPEMFDDQSPVAAIFDTETLEKITISEGLRRGIVDTITAQRLLEAQACTGGIINPAIGERLSLQDAVHQSIIDESMAMKLKPAQKAYVGFEDVKTKRKMSAAEAVKETWLPYEAGQRFLEFQYLTGGLIEPGTGRRITIEEAIRKGWLDGQGAQKLQDSRNHQKNLTCPKTKLKISYKQAMDSCMVEESNGMKMLQASSVSTKGISSPYNVSNPGSRSGSRAGSRTGSRSGSRRGSVDYSSSYTYSFSSSSTTYNSSS; this is translated from the exons GTTATCGAAACGACGTGTTCGCCAGTGGAAACGACTTCCAGGCGGATTTCCAACAAGCACCGGGCGGCGGGTATGCCTACACCTCCAGCGTCTCCAAGACCTGGCACAGCGGGGGGGCCGGAGGACAGAAGGGGCACATCAGCATGGGTGGGAGCGGAGGTGGTGGATATAG tgcgCAGGCTATTCAGGAAAGATCTTTATTCCTGACAGGCCAGTGTCACGATTACCTGCAGAGAGCGAAGATGATTCTCAATGGT GGGGGTCCTGCTGGGGAGGTGGAGAAGTTATTGATGATGGCTGCAGAATTCATTGAGCAGCTGAAGGTCTGTGGCAGAGACCTGCAGCATATGCGTGTATCCAACGATGTCTACAGAAG TGTAGAACAGTTCCAGAGCTTGCATGCTGCTATCCATCAGCAACTTATGGGTGGTAGACGAACCAAGGGCAGTGTGGGCTCTGCTGACGGGGGCAGGGCCTTCAACGATGCCATGGGCTGGATTACCCAACAGAAG CGTATGATTGAGACAGCGCCATGGGGGGACGACTCTGCCACCATAGAAAACCAAATCCTAAGCCACAACAAAACCCACAGCTCTATCCAAAGGAGTCAGGAAGTAGAGCGTGCTAGAGATGAACTG agaggCGACAAGTACAACCTCTCCATCCTGGAACAAGAATGGGACAGCTTGCAG aAAATGTCCCACAACCGTATTATTCAGCTGCGTGATCTCCAGAACATCATCGAGGAGATCTCCCGAGCCATCATGTgggtgaatgagagagaggaggaggagcttgtTTTTGACTGGGGAGACAAGAACATCGACCAGTACATCCCCAGGAAGCAAGAGAGCTACTCA AGGATGATGAGTGACCTGGaattgaaagagaaagagctTAACAAGCTGAAAGTGAAAGCTGATGGACTCGTGAACAACAACCATCCTGCCGCTGATAAGATTGAG GCCTACATGGATACCTTGCAGACCCAGTGGAGCTGGCTTCTTCAGATCACAAAGTGTATCCATGTTCATTTGAAGGAGAATGCTGCCTACAGCCAA TTTTTCAAGGAGGCCAATGAGACCTATTTGAAGCTGCAGAAGCAGGATGGGGCTATCCGAAGCAGGTTTGCCTGCGACAAGAACACCCCACTGGATAACCTTTCTGAACTCCTGAAAAACCTGGAG aaagagagggagcgaaTTATGGAAAATAAGAGGCAGGTCCAAAGTCTGGTCAACAAGTCTAAAAGCATTGTCAGGCTGAAACCTCGCAACCCTgaggagaagagcagcagcCCTGTCATAGTCCAGGCCTTATGTGACTTTAAACAAGACCAG AAAGGGATTCTGAAAGGGAATGAGGGCATCCTCAAGGACAACTCACAGCGCAGCAAGTGGCTTGTGACAGGACCTGGAGGTCTGGACATGTTGattccctctgtgtgtctgctcatcCCCCCACCAAACCCGCTCAGCATTGGCCTCGCCAACAA GAATGAGCAGTATTATGAAGCCATCATGGCGATCTGGAATCAGCTCTTCATCAACATCAAGAGTCTCATCTCATGGCAGTACTGCCTGAAAGACATCAGTTACATCAactctctcactgtcagcaTG CTGGCCAACATGCGCCCGGAGGAGTACCGCAGCATCATCAAAAGACTGGAGACTCACTACCAAGAGTTCATGCGTACCAGCCAAAATTCTGAGATGTTTGGGGAGGAGGACAAGAAAACCATCCAGGGCCACTTCGATAAAGCCCAGGACTACTATGACACACTGATTATCCAGCTGCCTGCTTATG GGGAAGGAGGGGTACATCCTGGATGCATAAAACCCTCTCCACCAACCAAGACCCCCGAGCCCAAGGGTAACAGTCAGTCTACCCTCAGCATTAGCCTGCTCAGTAGTCTGCAAGAACTAAGACGCAGGCTGGAGCTGGCTGAGTCCGGTCTCACCAGTCATCTCCACGTTTCCCTTGGGGACAACAGTGCACACGAGTGCGCGGTGCACATCCAGAAGCTGGAG ACTGTGCACCAAGATTTGGACTCTATTTATGATGATTACCTGCGCTTAAGAGAAAAGATTATAAAGCAGCTGGAAGGGATACCTGCGGACTCCGAGCAAGCCAAATTCCTCCGCTCTGAACTAGAAATCATCAACATGAAACTGGGAAGCCTGCGGGGTCTCAACTCGGCCTACCTTCAAAG ACTGTCGGCTCTTAAGGCCTTGCTCCAGAGCTTTCTCCAAGTCGAGGATATCATTAAGGTCTATGAGGCCCGgctcacagagagggagacttCCTCACTGGACCTTCGGGAAGTGGAAAACTATCGGAGCACACTGAAG CAAATGAAGAGTGATCTGGACCAAAAAAGAGACCTGCTGACAGCCATGGCGTCTGACCTGGATAAAGCAAAGTACTGGAATGATCAAATCTCTGAGTCCGTCCACAAGTGTGACGTAGACTTGTCCAAATATTCAGACCTTGTGAGTCAGATGTCTGACCGCTGGCGTCGGATCCAATCCCAGATTGATAACAG AGTGTGGGACTTGGAGAAGCATGAGACACAGCTGAAATATTACCAGCAGAGCAGTACTTCCCTGGAACAGTGGTTGGACAATGCCAGGAAGCGCCAGGATACCCTTCAGATGGTTAAGCTCAATGACATCCAGACCCTAATTGACCACCTCAACCAACAGAAG GCACTTCACACTGAAAttaaaggaaagaaggagaaagtAGAGGATGTTCAGAAAAATGCAGACACCTGTGCTGCATCCATAAAG gactATGAGTTACAGCTGGCTTCCTACAGTTCAGGCCTGGAAACTCACACTAATATTCCTATCAAGAGAACAATGCTGCAGTCCCCCGCGTCTGTGGTCAGACAAGAG GCGGCTGACCTCCAGTCCCGCTACATAGAACTTCTTACCCGCTCCACTGACTACTGCAAGTTCCTAGGGGAGCTAATGAAGAACCTGGAAGAGCTGAAG ATGAGGAACACCAAAATTgaggtgctggaggaggatcTGAGGCGTCTGAGGGAGGACATCGAGGATACTAATCGGAAAAACAAGTCTCTGGAGGATGAGTTGAACCGCTGCAACGGGGACCTCTCTCAAGctaaaaaacacataatttctATTGAGGAAATAAAGGCGACCACAGCAATAAAAGTTGATGCTGCCAAGGACAGCCTGGACAGCACACGCAAGCAGCTTCAAGATCTTAATGACCAGCTGACCACCATTAAATACCAGCTGgatgaggaaaagaggaaaagaaggctGGCAGAGGAGCGCTACACCAGCCAGCAAGAAGAGTATGAGGCGGCTGTTCGCCGAAGACAGAAAGAACTGGAAGAGCTCAACTGGACCAAGATTGACTTAGAGAAGAATGTGAAGGACAAAGAACGTGAActggagaggatgaagatgcTGCTAGAGGATGAGGAGACACGTCGACGAAATGCTGAAACAGATATCTCAAAGGTAAGAACACAGTGCACCCAGGAGATTAATCAACTAAAGCAGAAATATGAGACACAGATCCACGTCACCAAGACCACAATCCTGAAAGCCTCgcaacagaaagaagaagatgcTGCAGAGCTGAGACTGCAAGTTGACAGACTCGCTGCCGAGAAGAGAGATctagaggaggagctgaggagacTGAGACAGTCCATTGCTCACACAGATGAGcagaaaagcagagcagagcaggaagcCAGCCAGCAGAGGGCCTCAGTGGCACAAGAGACAAGGATGCGCAGTGAGCTGGAGGTGCAGCTGAGAACCCTCAggcaacagagaggagaggatgatgtCAAATTAAAGGAAGCCACCAAAAACAATCAGGAAAAGTCCAGGCagatcagcatgctaacatttaacctggatgaggagggaaagaagaggagagctCTGGAATTGGAAATCAATCACCTGAAAAAGGCTGAGGCAGAGCTGAAGGCAAAGAACACCTCTTATCTGGAGGCAATTAACAAGCTTAAAGTGTCTGAGCAGGAGATACGCATCACCCGAGTGGAGCTGGAGAAGCAAACCAGTGAGAAAACCAAAGCTGAGCAGAGTTATGCCAGGCTGCAGAGCCGTATCCGGGAACTTCAGTGCTCTCTAGATGGGATGGAGGCTGATTTAGAGAAGCAAAAGAAGGCAACGCAAGAAGAGTTCACACGTAGAAAGAGAATGGAGGCCGAGCTGGAGAGGGTGACAATTACCTGCAGAGAGCAGACCACCACAATTAACACACTGAAATCTGTTCAGCTAGATGCTTCCAACACTGGAAGGAAGTATGAGCAGGACCTGAGGGCCCTCCAGGAGGCTCTGGACAAGAGCCTGAGGGAGCATAAAATCACAAAGGAGGAACTGGCAAATGTAACAGCTGAGCTGAAGGTACTGAAACAAAAGGTCATACAGGAGCAGGCCCAAATTCATGAGCTCAACCTACGTAATGAGAACCTGTATAAGACCATTGAGGAAAAGAGCCGCCTGCTTAACGAATACACTACAGAGATTGAAAAGCTGAAGACTCTGACACAGAACCTGACAAAGGAGAGACTGAggttggaggaggagctgagggcagttagacaggagagagatgagCTGAAGCTTCGCAAAGACACTATTGATGGAGAAAGTGCTTCTCAGATCTCAGCCTTGCATGTCCAACTTCAGAGTAGCACCAAGAAGACAGCGGAACTCCAGGCTCTCATCAATGACCTGaccagggagagagaaaagcttAAATTGGAAATAGACAAATTCCAAAAGCAATCGATTGAG ACGTCCATCATGGTGCAGAGTTCCCAGAGCCAGtacagtgagctgctgctggagaaggACAGTTTGCTGTCAAAGCTTAAACTGCTGGAACAGGACAAGAATCGTCATCAGCGCATAGAGGAGGAACTCACCCGCATCAAGCTCACACTAGAGACTGAGCTCCGCAGCAAACAGCGGCTGCAGGATGAAAAGAATTCCATCCTCAAGGATTTCAACCATATGAAGAGCCAGTATGAGCTGAGAGACAGCCAGATCAGGCAGTGCGAATCAGACAGAGACAAGGCTGATCGCGAGAGGCTCTCCCTGAAGAATGAGATTGAAAGGCTCATGCGGGAGCTGAAGAGTGTTGAGGAGAGGTACAAGAGTCGGCTGCTGAGCTCTGAAAAGGAGGTATCAGACCTGGCTGTCAAGAGAGATGccctggagagagagataaagaggcTGCAGCAGGGACCCTGTACTCTGAacaagcagacacagacagatgagaggGTCCCAAACGTTGATCCGTCCAAGCTGATATTTGATGGGGTGCGCTGCAAAGTCACAGCCCACCAGCTTTGCGACTGTGGTATAATCAGTAAAGCCACTCTCGACCAGCTCCTAAAGGGACAAAAGACAGTGGATGAGGTAGCTGTGGATATCCAGCTTAGTCTAAAAGGTACTGGGGTTATTGCTGGCATGACAACAGTTTCTCATGGGAAAATGCCCTTCACTAAAGCCAAAAACAAGAACTTCCTCAGCCCAGAGAGCACCCTCATGCTTCTGGAAGCTCAAGCAGCAACAGGTTACATAGTGGACCCTGAATTTAATGAAAAGATGCCCGTTGATACTGCCTGCTCCAGAGGGATTGTAGACACAGAAGACAGAGACGTCTTGGTGACAGCTGAAGCAGCTAGCACAGGCTTCAAAGATCCATTCACTGGCAAAGTGTTATCTGTGGGTCAGGCTTGTAAACAGGGCCgcattgacaaaaacacagccaTCCGCTTGCTACAGGCTCAGGAGTCTGTGGGAGGCATACTGGATCCTGTTCTGAGTGTGTTCCTTCCAAAGGATCTGGCCTTGGATCGCAATCTTATTGATGAAGAGCTCTACAGGGCTTTGAACAAGAAACCCACCTGCTACCTGGATCCTGCAACAGAAGAGAAGATCAGCTATAATGACCTGAGGAAGAAATGTACAGTGGAACCTGTTTCTGGCTTGCTTCTGCTCCGTGGCCCAGAAAAAACCCTGGAAATACCTTGTATCCGTGGTACGGTCCCTATCAAGAACCTCGTCGATAGTGGACTTCTTGATGAAACTGACTTGAATAAACTCAACCAAGGCAAGCTCAATTTAAAAGACATTGAAGAAAGGTTGAAGTCCTATCTCCATGGCTCCACCTGTATTGCGGGTATCTATGATGAGGCCAATGACCGAATCCTACCTTTATATCAAGCAATGAAGGAAGGTCTTCTCATGAGAGGAACCACCCTGGAGCTTCTTGAGGCCCAAGCTGCTTCTGGCTTCATTGTCGATCCCGTCAACAATGTCTTCTTGACAGTGGAGGAAGCCACAAAGAGATGCCTGATAGGGAAAGAGTTTAAGAATAAGCTGTTGTCTGCAGAGAAGGCTGTAACTGGATACACAGACCCAGCCACAGGAAAGACAATCTCCCTCTTCCAGGCTATTGAGAAAGATCTTATTGAGAGAGGTCATGGAATCCGTCTGCTTGAGGCCCAAATTGCCAGCGGTGGGATTATTGACCCCAAACAGGGCCACCGTATTGATGTTGATATTGCCTATAAAAAGGGGTATTTTGATGAAGAGATGAATGAGATCCTAACTTATGAAGGGGATGACACAAAAGGGTTCTTTGACCCTAATACCAGGGAAAACCTGACATATCTTCAGTTGAAGGACAGGTGTATCACAGATGCCAAAACAGGCCTAATACTCCTGCCGCTCAAAGACAAGAAGAAGTCCCAGAAGACGCAGGAAAGCCGTACCAATGTCCTCCGCAAGAGGCGGGTTGTGATCGTTGACCCAGACACCGGGCTGGAGATGTCAGTCAGGGAGGCCTATCATCGGGAGCTGATTGACTACGACACCTTCCTGGACCTGTCAGAGCAAGAATGTGAGTGGGAGGAAATAACTATCAAGGGGTCAGATGGCTCTTCACGTTTGGTGATAGTGGATAGGAAAACAGGAACCCAGTATGACATCCAGGACTGTCTGGAGCGTGGTATCATTGAAAAGAAGTCTTTGGATCAGTATCGTGCTGGAACGCTAACCCTGACTCAGTTTGCTGACCAAATTACCAGCAAAGCTTGGAGCACTGACATGACCATTACAGCCAGCAATGTTGATGACATGGTCACCTGCAGCAGCCCCACCCAGGCCTCACCGTCCTCTCCTACCGTCCGTAAACGCTTCAGCAGTATTTCTATTACTGTCTCCCCCCCTGAGATGTTTGATGATCAGAGCCCTGTGGCAGCCATATTTGACACAGAGACCTTGGAGAAGATAACTATTTCTGAAGGGCTCCGAAGAGGCATAGTTGACACTATTACAGCACAGAGGTTGCTTGAGGCCCAGGCATGCACAGGTGGTATTATCAACCCTGCCATTGGCGAGAGACTATCACTGCAGGATGCGGTCCATCAGTCCATCATTGATGAAAGCATGGCTATGAAGCTGAAACCTGCACAGAAAGCCTATGTTGGTTTCGAGGATGTGAAGACTAAAAGAAAGATGTCTGCAGCAGAAGCAGTGAAGGAGACATGGCTACCTTATGAGGCAGGACAGAGATTTTTGGAGTTTCAGTACCTGACAGGAGGCCTGATTGAGCCTGGCACTGGACGTCGCATTACCATTGAAGAGGCTATCCGCAAGGGGTGGCTTGATGGTCAAGGTGCCCAGAAGCTTCAGGATTCACGGAATCACCAGAAGAACCTGACCTGTCCCAAGACAAAACTGAAGATATCCTACAAGCAAGCCATGGACAGCTGCATGGTAGAGGAAAGCAATGGTATGAAGATGCTGCAAGCTTCCTCTGTGTCCACGAAGGGAATCAGCAGCCCTTACAACGTCTCCAACCCAGGATCTCGTTCTGGGTCCAGGGCTGGTTCCCGTACTGGCTCCAGGAGTGGATCTCGCAGAGGCAGTGTGGATTACTCCTCCAGTTACACCTACAGCTTCTCTTCCAGCAGTACCACCTACAACTCTTCCTCTTAA